In one window of Drosophila innubila isolate TH190305 chromosome 2L unlocalized genomic scaffold, UK_Dinn_1.0 4_B_2L, whole genome shotgun sequence DNA:
- the LOC117781223 gene encoding protein spaetzle 4, with amino-acid sequence MPMPGGRSTHMCSKCNALVILVFVSLLDFSDSTPNFGFDSANSCSPNGKMSRRGRAQMLAAIPCDLGKQPFCHLPGSIYPWHAVRRFVHENQGLMKRMYGDVRHISILRDEIQNNEVADVDDMEDAADRYSKMPRGAKYMLHGRDAERDDFGSYKGNDVLMEPHFRPVSTTTTQSTTTTTTTPTTTSSTSSTTTIAPPAVAVAKPERERVREKETERERPSLESNSVYELPGSTTTTTSTTKRPQPTEKTVDNIQIIDSPQLGGSPKGVEGSLRNLSISAVPATLATVVKATTVVPTKRTTTLASRKSATPTTTTPTSTAAAAAATAAAISSGSITSTTTAALLARRNSTKTTLGSTTPVSFASLFSSTFTALSSDKQRRPLTTSTTSAPPPMSSTKAGLLREGGQLFQDAMKQEPVAVSSNMRGVNACPVKDEVVAPFWANNTRGEVLALLNLYPFEQYVHWEKCTHEFKQMFCRDGCRCEQQYRLHRLLAYDPHNECRGIFSDWFRFPSSCICKCYNIPMEFRATSRSPRSDSSFDAPQSPPADPVGAAEAEVQRAIYEHATDQWYRPRDEFDFFEG; translated from the exons ATGCCGATGCCCGGTGGTCGCTCCACACACATGTGCAGCAAG tGCAATGCTCTGGTTATTCTAGTCTTCGTATCTCTCCTGGATTTCTCCGACAGCACGCCCAACTTCGGCTTCGATTCGGCGAACTCTTGTAGTCCAAATGGCAAAATGTCGAGACGTGGCCGTGCCCAGATGTTGGCAGCCATTCCATGTGATCTGGGCAAGCAGCCCTTCTGTCATCTGCCTGGATCCATTTATCCGTGGCACGCGGTCCGTCGCTTCGTCCATGAGAATCAGGGACTGATGAAGCGAATGTACGGAGATGTGAGACACATTTCCATACTACGAGATGAGATACAAAATAATGAGGTGGCCGATGTGGATGACATGGAGGATGCGGCAGATCGTTATTCGAAGATGCCACGTGGTGCCAAGTATATGTTGCATGGCAGGGACGCAGAGCGCGATGACTTTGGAAGCTACAAGGGGAATGATGTGCTTATGGAACCACATTTCCGACCAGTgtccacaacaaccacacagagcacaacaacaaccacaacgacgcCAACCACGACAAGTTCCACGAGCTcaaccacaacaattgcaccaccagctgttgcagttgcaaagccagagagggagagggtgCGGGAGAAGGAGACGGAACGTGAGCGGCCCAGCTTGGAGTCGAACAGTGTTTACGAGTTGCCCGGCAGCACCACTAcaaccaccagcaccaccaaaCGCCCACAGCCCACAGAGAAAACAGTTGATAATATACAAATCATTGACTCACCACAGCTGGGAGGATCTCCAAAGGGAGTCGAGGGCAGCCTACGCAATTTGAGCATTTCAGCTGTGCCGGCAACACTTGCCACTGTGGTAAAAGCCACCACAGTGGTGCCAACTAAACGCACCACAACATTGGCCAGTCGCAAGAGTGCCACGCCTACAACGACCACTCCCACTTCC acagcagcagcagcagcagcaactgcagcagccaTCAGCAGTGGTAGCatcaccagcaccaccacagCTGCTTTGCTGGCACGCCGAAATTCTACCAAGACGACGCTGGGCAGCACCACACCTGTCAGCTTTGCCTCCCTTTTCTCCTCCACCTTCACGGCCTTGAGCTCGGACAAGCAACGACGTCCACTGACCACCAGCACCACTTCAGCTCCACCACCCATGAGCTCCACAAAGGCAGGGCTCTTGCGGGAGGGAGGACAGCTCTTCCAGGATGCCATGAAGCAGGAGCCGGTGGCGGTGAGCAGCAACATGCGAGGGGT CAATGCTTGTCCTGTGAAGGACGAGGTGGTTGCCCCCTTCTGGGCGAACAACACACGTGGAGAGGTCTTGGCCCTGCTCAATCTCTATCCCTTCGAGCAGTATGTGCATTGGGAGAAGTGCACCCACGAGTTCAAGCAGATGTTTTGTCGCGATGGCTGCCGCTGTGAGCAACAGTATCGACTCCATCGTTTATTGGCCTATGACCCTCACAATGAATGTCGTGGCATTTTCTCCGATTGGTTTCGCTTTCCCTCCAGCTGCATTTGCAAGTGCTACAACATACCCATGGAATTTCGTGCCACATCGAGGAGTCCACGCTCCGATAGCAGCTTCGATGCACCACAATCTCCACCTGCTGATCCCGTTGGAGCTGCCGAGGCGGAGGTTCAACGTGCGATCTATGAGCATGCCACAGATCAATGGTATCGGCCACGTGATGAATTCGACTTCTTCGAGGGTTAA
- the LOC117780339 gene encoding LOW QUALITY PROTEIN: disks large homolog 5 (The sequence of the model RefSeq protein was modified relative to this genomic sequence to represent the inferred CDS: inserted 1 base in 1 codon) — protein sequence MAKMASGDLSLTSTSSQEEESSEYVGYDNTLRPPSNSSGSTTAANMANNNGPTKVVGGVGSGGGSSKKYDLLQSQYESAMLELSTLRVRNTNSEQRCDELATQLSLYQEHYMADRNKFTDIVAESAHLKRKLMLLENQSQNNGNPSAPQSSTAGSNSFYYGKMQTPCDGSCSASEKLTELKKERNLIAMEREKYKKSYFELEKERNFYRERGDENQTLKVLLSKETKHVVSLTEELNQLLSEKDNVLQEHQKMSDDLALANKEIENLKKDELMYKADLKSLQLANAEHKKRDLLKSRESSWSKEFNNDNKEELEKLRKSLDKAQSEVERALQDAEEAKRVRDWAISQREKIVQERDSVKTLCDNLRKERDKAISDLLMAIRDSEKIKKQKDEAQKKIDALKEQLESQTITTTTTTTTSAATPTDNASRRSFRLSSYESGEDLLEIELCNYHDADLGIILDDSNKRQLVCGVTNSXPAFGKLKINDVICKVNNLDCLGVSKRMVLDEIRACAPRCLLLVSRTRHSKRHSYAVQLKTNGRDAIGLQLDMGVFIAKIEPNSLAFYEPELDVGDRVLSINNKSMDSLQSIDEVMQLLNSDTVNIFALKYVPEQQPDVHCRMTSSSAQTDSSIDSMQQLNSSSGIASGSGGGGATGGGNSSAAKHPSKFADFLRKLKFSKPGTADDSFEQEHDVAIAALDSVLSENSSEKSKENLFKRHKRGKKGEKEAKSMGTWPRTNISHDNPTGTIVQRGGEKKRALMSLFTAGPINVDKDDDVVDPVETKPQLQLQDLPPPPLPSQLTKPRNLNGSAIKTHPNRNSNPVSNVVASALFQPGNVGVSYPRHSLYGSVPTPPEDKQQQLLQRPAPLMGANARVKLHAQDRSARFHNPHRFSLNIPPSGGDFYQPKTSGQQAERQAVPAVAAGEFPTRKQQMFDMFQQPAAAPPPPLPKMNAMFMPLHPPPRVSGGSGSAGSSSGGPVDVISLKSQNSIESMLSAKSPPISECNVYPKRSVPPMPPKHVSKYPSDSESIGSGILVSAGHNYMPPHQAYMAIAGNRHTQLFPSFPPSSHGRYMRRSSPLTLPSPPPTTMTTMTMATAQATPPPAHLESNSNSSTIGIPTDLDFVPGQHSQHPHPHPHPHPHGLTHMQHPPYIDYGQQQSQHYPYNSLAGVSVPGNGVIYEGGTFPRKKDNQRLRIPSNPSVASNRQNSSSLVKNSSGSIDHHYATGTCNNSSHTGGGAPISLMSSSYAANVSSINGVAGGGGSGRGSPMPQVHVEVLSHGGPTSGSGKRCSNVASDFLCPGDLRRVTIDKRDKSLGITIQCNKNGGGIFVSTVADKSTAMRAGLQVGDQLLEVCGINMRAATNEIAANVLRQCGDSFTMLVQYNPEKFHTTEYEGIHNLEPESPLNHSGSPTPRNSPRPPARIVQATLPLQPLSLLPSAATVTRAPLSHQSIKDQSFTDSLENQSDISSSQDMPSSAATTTTTTASATSTVYDDDTKPTLPPAPATVTAESLRFVTLHMDKSKNLGIKLFGGNKVGIYVHDVAPGSPSDHAGIRKGDLILEYNGVDLSGVTAEQAANEISKLTDTVTMLVQNKLQTLKQIKDKPGDSFYVRVGFDRIGELNEDDLRFAKDEVLYVDNTVFNGTFGLWRAWKLDAMGHRKECGIIPSQMKVEEELRSGEVVDCDTGTARRGSTSARRSFFRRKKNQRSSSRDSTEIASFSNTQLSFFPDSGILNDDGGVMSYQRVELLDSPIRRPVLIIGPLSECLMDRLKMDFSNLFKLCEVTAMDCSQEAMEEGLKENIFVDYRRRGNKFECTTVEAISNACKNDRRHCILDVSISAVERLQRLQIYPIVLLLRFKSAKQIRDIRDFGTDKISAKAAKEMYERALKLEFDYKQYISAVIPGVSIKHMCTQIKDAVDKEQDKLLWVPVTNG from the exons ATGGCGAAAATGGCATCTGGTGACCTTTCGTTGACCAGCACAAGCAGTCAAGAGG AAGAAAGTTCAGAGTATGTGGGCTACGATAACACATTGCGACCACCATCGAATTCCAGTGGCAGCACAACGGCAGCGAATATGGCCAATAACAATGGGCCCACAAAGGTGGTCGGTGGAGTTGGAAGTGGGGGAGGCAGTTCCAAGAAATACGATCTTCTTCAATCACAATACGAGTCGGCAATGTTGGAGTTGAGCACATTGCGTGTACGAAATACGAATTCGGAGCAACGCTGTGATGAGTTGGCCACACAGTTAAGTCTCTACCAGGAGCACTATATGGCCGATCGAAATAAGTTTACAGATATTGTGGCCGAGAGTGCGCATCTGAAGCGCAAGCTGATGCTGCTGGAGAATCAAAGCCAGAACAATGGCAATCCTTCAGCACCCCAATCCTCGACAGCTGGCAGCAATTCCTTTTACTACGGAAAGATGCAGACTCCATGCGATGGCAGCTGCAGTGCCAGCGAGAAGTTGACGGAGCTAAAGAAGGAACGTAATCTGATTGCCATGGAGCGggaaaaatacaagaaatcaTATTTTGAGCTGGAGAAGGAACGGAATTTCTATCGGGAACGTGGTGATGAAAATCAAACGTTAAAGGTGCTGCTGTCCAAGGAGACAAAGCATGTGGTTTCCCTCACCGAGGAACTCAATCAGCTGCTCTCCGAGAAGGACAATGTGCTGCAGGAGCATCAAAAGATGTCCGATGATCTGGCGCTGGCCAACAAAGAGATTGAGAACCTTAAAAAAGATGAGCTCATGTACAAGGCAGATTTGAAATCGCTGCAATTGGCAAATGCGGAGCACAAGAAACGTGATCTATTAAAGTCAAGGGAGAGTAGCTGGTCCAAGGAGttcaacaacgacaacaaggaGGAGCTGGAGAAGCTGCGCAAGAGTCTCGACAAGGCACAGTCGGAGGTGGAGCGTGCCCTTCAAGATGCCGAGGAGGCGAAACGTGTCCGTGACTGGGCAATCTCCCAACGCGAGAAGATTGTACAGGAGCGCGATTCGGTGAAGACGCTCTGTGATAATCTACGCAAGGAGCGTGACAAGGCCATCTCGGATCTCTTGATGGCCATTAGGGACAGCGAGAAGATCAAGAAGCAAAAGGACGAGGCACAAAAGAAGATCGATGCCCTCAAGGAGCAGCTAGAGAGTCAGACGATCaccacaacaacgacaacaacaacgtcggCAGCTACTCCAACGGACAACGCATCCCGTCGCAGCTTTCGCCTGAGCAGCTATGAGAGTGGCGAGGATCTGCTCGAGATTGAGCTATGCAATTATCATGATGCCGATTTGGGTATCATACTCGATGACAGTAATAAGCGGCAATTGGTTTGTGGCGTCACCAACA TCCCGGCATTTGGCAAGCTCAAGATCAACGATGTCATCTGCAAGGTGAATAATCTGGACTGTCTGGGGGTATCCAAGCGCATGGTGCTCGATGAGATCCGAGCCTGTGCGCCACGGTGTCTGCTCCTCGTCTCCAGGACACGTCACAGCAAGCGACATTCATACGCTGTGCAGCTAAAGACAAATGGTCGGGATGCCATTGGCCTCCAACTGGATATGGGTGTGTTTATAGCCAAAATTGAACCCAACTCGTTGGCCTTCTATGAGCCCGAGTTAGATGTGGGCGATCGTGTGCTGAGCATCAATAACAAGTCCATGGATTCACTGCAGTCCATTGATGAGGTGATGCAGTTGCTCAACAGCGACACGGTCAACATATTTGCACTCAAATATGTGCCGGAACAGCAGCCGGATGTGCATTGCCGTATGACAAGCTCATCGGCACAGACGGACAGTTCCATTGATTCCATGCAACAGttgaacagcagcagcggcattGCAAGTGGcagcggaggaggaggagcaactGGTGGGGGAAACAGCAGCGCCGCCAAGCATCCGTCCAAATTTGCCGATTTTCTGCGCAAGCTCAAGTTCAGTAAACCGGGCACAGCCGATGATAGCTTTGAGCAGGAGCACGATGTGGCAATTGCCGCCTTGGACTCGGTGCTCAGTGAGAACAGCTCGGAGAAGAGCAAAGAGAATCTCTTCAAGCGTCACAAGCGTGGCAAGAAAGGTGAAAAGGAGGCCAAATCCATGGGCACCTGGCCACGCACCAACATCTCCCACGACAATCCAACGGGCACGATTGTCCAACGTGGCGGTGAAAAGAAACGCGCTCTCATGTCCCTTTTCACCGCCGGCCCTATTAATGTGGACaaggatgatgatgttgtggATCCGGTGGAGACGAAgccacaattgcaattgcaggaTTTGCCACCGCCGCCGTTGCCGTCGCAGCTGACGAAGCCGCGAAATTTGAATGGCAGCGCCATCAAAACACATCCCAATCGCAACTCAAATCCGGTTAGCAATGTCGTTGCCTCCGCTCTCTTTCAGCCTGGCAATGTGGGAGTGAGCTATCCACGACATTCACTCTATGGCAGTGTGCCCACGCCGCCGGAggacaaacagcagcagctgcttcagCGTCCTGCGCCTTTGATGGGCGCTAATGCGCGTGTCAAATTGCATGCCCAGGATCGTTCCGCCCGTTTCCATAATCCGCATCGGTTCTCCTTGAACATACCGCCAAGTGGTGGGGACTTCTATCAGCCCAAGACGAGCGGACAGCAGGCGGAGCGTCAGGCGGTGCCAGCGGTGGCAGCCGGAGAATTTCCCACACGCAAGCAACAGATGTTTGACATGTTCCAACAGCCAGCAGCTGCCCCACCGCCACCGTTGCCCAAAATGAATGCCATGTTCATGCCGTTGCATCCACCTCCGAGGGTTTCGGGTGGCAGTGGCTCGGCAGGATCGAGTTCGGGTGGTCCCGTCGATGTGATATCATTAAAGTCACAGAACTCTATCGAGTCCATGCTGTCGGCCAAGAGTCCGCCCATTAGTGAGTGCAATGTGTATCCGAAGAGGAGTGTGCCGCCCATGCCGCCCAAGCATGTGTCCAAATATCCCAGCGATAGCGAGAGCATCGGCTCGGGCATCCTTGTCTCAGCTGGACACAATTATATGCCGCCACATCAGGCGTATATGGCAATTGCCGGCAATCGGCATACGCAGCTCTTTCCCAGCTTTCCGCCCAGCAGTCATGGTCGTTATATGCGACGCTCGAGTCCGCTGACGTTGCCATCGCCACCGCCGACcacgatgacgacgatgacgatggcaACAGCACAGGCAACGCCGCCGCCGGCACATCTGGAGAGTAATAGCAATAGTAGCACCATTGGCATCCCAACAGATTTGGATTTTGTGCCCGGCCAGCACTCACAgcatccgcatccacatccacatccgcatccacatGGTCTTACGCATATGCAGCACCCGCCTTATATTGATTACGGCCAACAGCAGTCGCAACATTATCCGTATAATAGTTTGGCCGGCGTATCCGTTCCTGGCAATGGAGTCATCTACGAGGGCGGCACCTTTCCCCGCAAGAAAGACAATCAACGCCTACGCATTCCGTCCAATCCGAGCGTGGCCAGCAATCGACAGAATAGCAGCAGTCTCGTGAAGAACAGTTCCGGCTCCATTGATCATCATTATGCCACCGGAACGTGCAACAATTCGAGTCACACTGGAGGTGGCGCCCCCATTTCCCTAATGAGTTCCAGCTATGCGGCGAATGTGAGCAGCATCAATGGCGTTGCGGGAGGAGGGGGCAGTGGCAGGGGTTCACCCATGCCACAGGTCCATGTGGAGGTGCTTAGCCATGGCGGACCAACGAGTGGCAGCGGGAAACGTTGCTCGAATGTGGCATCGGATTTTCTATGCCCTGGAGACCTTAGAAGAGTCACGATCGATAAGCGCGACAAGTCGCTCGGCATTACCATACAGTGCAACAAAAATGGCGGCGGTATTTTTGTGTCCACAGTTGCCGACAAGAGTACCGCAATGCGTGCCGGTCTCCAGGTGGGCGATCAACTCTTGGAAGTCTGTGGCATCAACATGCGTGCTGCCACCAACGAAATAGCCGCCAATGTCCTGCGCCAGTGCGGTGATTCATTCACAATGCTGGTCCAGTACAATCCAGAGA AGTTTCACACCACTGAATACGAGGGCATCCACAACCTGGAACCAGAATCTCCCCTCAACCACTCGGGCTCGCCAACGCCCCGCAACTCACCGCGTCCGCCGGCGCGAATTGTGCAGGCGACGTTGCCGTTGCAGCCACTGTCCCTGCTGCCATCAGCGGCAACTGTGACACGTGCACCGCTCTCGCATCAGTCTATTAAGGATCAGAGTTTCACAGACAGCTTGGAGAATCAGTCGGATATAAGCAGCAGCCAGGATATGCCATCCTCGgcggccacaacaacaacgacaaccgCCTCGGCCACCTCCACGGTCTATGACGATGACACGAAGCCCACGCTGCCACCAGCGCCCGCTACAGTGACTGCAGAGT CACTCCGTTTTGTCACGCTTCACATGGACAAATCTAAGAATCTGGGCATAAAGCTATTTGGCGGCAACAAGGTGGGCATCTATGTGCATGATGTAGCGCCTGGTTCACCCTCGGATCACGCCGGCATACGCAAGGGTGATCTCATACTGGAGTACAATGGCGTCGATTTGAGTGGCGTTACCGCCGAGCAGGCGGCCAATGAGATCTCCAAGCTAACCGACACGGTCACAATGCTGGTGCAGAACAAGCTACAAA cacTCAAGCAAATTAAGGATAAGCCTGGGGATTCGTTCTATGTACGCGTGGGGTTTGATCGCATTGGTGAACTGAACGAGGATGATTTGCGTTTTGCCAAGGATGAGGTTCTCTATGTGGACAACACGGTGTTCAATGGCACATTTGGCCTGTGGCGCGCCTGGAAATTGGATGCAATGGGACATCGCAAGGAGTGCGGCATTATACCAAGTCAAATGAA GGTGGAGGAGGAGTTGCGCTCGGGTGAGGTTGTCGACTGTGATACGGGCACTGCGCGCCGGGGCAGCACCTCGGCGCGTCGTTCATTCTTTCGCCGAAAGAAGAATCAACGCAGCTCGTCCCGTGACTCCACGGAAATAGCGAGTTTCAGCAACACGCAGCTGAGTTTCTTTCCCGACTCGGGCATCCTTAATGACGATGGGGGCGTGATGAGCTATCAGCGTGTGGAGCTGTTAGAct cGCCCATTCGTCGTCCTGTGCTAATCATTGGACCACTTTCCGAGTGCTTAATGGATCGTCTAAAAATGGATTTCTCCAATTTGTTTAAGCTGTGCGAGGTAACCGCCATGGACTGCTCACAGGAGGCCATGGAGGAGGGACTAAAGGAGAACATATTCGTGGACTATCGTCGACGCGGCAACAAATTCGAATGCACCACAGTGGAGGCCATTAGCAATGCGTGCAAGAAT GATCGGCGCCACTGCATCCTGGATGTGTCGATCTCAGCCGTGGAGCGACTGCAGCGCCTACAAATCTATCCGATTGTGTTGCTCTTGCGTTTCAAGTCGGCAAAGCAAATTCGTGACATACGGGACTTTGGCACTGACAAAATATCAGCCAAGGCGGCCAAGGAAATGTACGAGCGTGCTCTTAAGCTGGAGTTCGACTACAAACAATACATATCAG CCGTCATACCTGGCGTCAGCATCAAGCACATGTGCACACAGATCAAGGATGCCGTCGACAAGGAGCAGGACAAGCTGCTCTGGGTGCCCGTTACCAATGGCTAG